A genomic stretch from Burkholderia pyrrocinia includes:
- a CDS encoding carbohydrate ABC transporter permease, which translates to MRHLRLPLSHAPSVGDASLPPGAPRRARGGASWLVSPSVAVLLLWMSIPLAMTIWYSFSRYNLLNPDVKGFAGLDNYRFLATDPSFLPAIWHTLVLIGAVLAITVIGGVLMAVLFDRKFYGQGVARLLAIAPFFVMPTVSALIWKNMILHPVYGLVANAMRAFGMTPIDWFADYPLTAVIIIVAWQWLPFAFLILFTAIQSLDQEQKEAARIDGAGPIAMFFYITLPHLKRAIAVVVMMETIFLLSIFAEIYTTTGGGPGDATTNLSYLIYALGLQQFDVGLASAGGIIAVVVANVVSFFLVRMLARNLKGEYEK; encoded by the coding sequence ATGCGTCACCTGCGTCTTCCCCTGAGCCACGCGCCGTCGGTCGGCGACGCGTCGTTGCCGCCGGGCGCGCCGCGCCGCGCGCGCGGCGGCGCGAGCTGGCTCGTCTCGCCGTCCGTCGCGGTGCTGCTGCTGTGGATGTCGATTCCGCTCGCGATGACGATCTGGTATTCGTTCTCGCGCTACAACCTGCTGAACCCGGACGTGAAGGGTTTCGCGGGGCTCGACAACTACCGCTTCCTCGCGACCGATCCGTCGTTCCTGCCCGCGATCTGGCACACGCTCGTGCTGATCGGCGCGGTGCTCGCGATCACGGTGATCGGCGGCGTGCTGATGGCCGTGCTGTTCGACCGCAAGTTCTACGGGCAGGGCGTGGCACGCCTGCTCGCGATCGCGCCGTTCTTCGTGATGCCGACGGTATCCGCGCTGATCTGGAAGAACATGATCCTGCACCCGGTGTACGGGCTCGTCGCGAACGCGATGCGCGCGTTCGGGATGACGCCGATCGACTGGTTCGCCGATTACCCGCTCACCGCGGTGATCATCATCGTCGCATGGCAGTGGCTGCCGTTCGCGTTCCTGATCCTGTTCACCGCGATCCAGTCGCTCGACCAGGAACAGAAGGAAGCCGCGCGCATCGACGGCGCGGGCCCGATCGCGATGTTCTTCTACATCACGCTGCCGCACCTGAAGCGCGCGATCGCCGTGGTCGTGATGATGGAGACGATCTTCCTGCTGTCGATCTTCGCGGAGATCTACACGACGACCGGCGGCGGCCCCGGCGACGCGACGACCAACCTGTCGTACCTGATCTACGCGCTCGGCCTGCAGCAGTTCGACGTCGGCCTCGCGTCCGCGGGCGGCATCATCGCCGTCGTGGTCGCGAACGTCGTGTCGTTCTTCCTCGTGCGGATGCTCGCGCGCAACCTGAAGGGGGAATACGAAAAATGA